From the Leptotrichia sp. oral taxon 221 genome, one window contains:
- a CDS encoding autotransporter-associated N-terminal domain-containing protein — protein MTNELRQLAKDLKAFAKRCKEFKYTESALFAFPLLGLTSFAETSTTDKAIQNQRQEISTSIGDMRQQFRKIKTENDKLMKDYNLELIQLMEQGDHVVKSPWSSWQYGANTILNDWHGSYKGRGDKKEKYPYEGVLKRDSNAYNRYISKESSMYQYLPQSSDPSSASTNSRKGYGSYGLASNKTVPEPPVSFEISASIKPRIVSKGAITVPEPQPIQPTLPKAIDFKPVQPKITPPPLPTINIPPITPPGTGNGDNQWVNQSGDVAPLAQQNMTGGTLTVKANGTLFDVSANKVKMVGVVGSSHTEVDNGEQIFNWTGLGTPALDQFAVMKLVGGHPVKINGVAIKYSGNSSGAYDRWLFHTDGHNDHGDSTWVLDNGTTVDMDGKNLVMYSAQYHTHSWNPSSYPTENNNIGFQNNGKITTSNTGSDNYLWLALAATGGFDRVMWFDNKGSITLGGTGDTIAVIGSEYAAKGGFSFMNSGDIYLNGNQQKGIVVNDKLLNTSNSSNPGYPGAEIILTKPIKITGSESVGVAFKTFVDLNGGTAISPGASASTNVNEQNSSVLALPATSRESVLNVEFEGATNKKNTGLYFEHANASTNPFEVSNYTLKSTDGSENAMVYIKNGYVNLAAQNQAGKDNVITITSGSSNTGVYTEAAGKTLNTGAKIIVDNSDGSTGIYAKSSGTVTNTGEINAKGKSVKAIITDAATINSSGKVTVDGTALSATDGSVGLVAMNGGTLNQTGTTDITVAGSASSGVYAESAGSTLNLTGGKITAKDGAFNVYSKGGLVKLDGTDVITGQKSLAFYTDNTGKIEFTNGMTKADIAGGTDANSRGTAFLYKGNGYTNFDSSAISAWKATNFNNSMGHLTLNMNEGSRLFIAQDVHMDLNNTNPSGLVTSLGVANITGSPNYKTFMLYLSELSLNQNVDLDNPTDAYNMLEIANSRIENKNTNTMTGTTAGQVAMAQENDPSYNRNKVQLVNKGTISLSGANSTAMYSKFGELTNDGGTITVGDSSAALYGKDDSKIENINGGVINLGNGSTGIYSEGDTAAGVTNASGNFKGSVRNDGTITSTGKSIGITYKGTGAGNTDVRVTNDTNGQINLAGEGSVGIFGLGASYGIENKGQINLGNSSSLTTNPNVGIYTPVESVKVTNDGSGKITTGSNSVGIYGFDIDNAGQITTGDNGIGIYSKKLSTGPSTVNHTGTITVGNNDATGIFLEDGGTLNFNSGAINVGDNSYGIVAIGSSPFNYTNNAAATVTLGNGSTYFYSNNPTTNFTNNIALNNPSGVGIYGISSPGTIVNNANFTLGDQSVGILNTGNGVATNNGTIVVGNSDTGNKNYAIGMATTTGKVVNSGSGVITVGADGIGLFADGANAQAENAGTINIAGDRGMGIYLDHGAKGVNNGTITTVGTPTGAVGVVVQHQAELTNNGTININSPDGYAMFKATGGVIKNYGTITLGSGATESFDPTSKPTSKTAGGISINAPTGATPATTTVTTIDHGTISSIVSPEHVVINNPQGPAGPSPTSLGIYIDTLGSTNPISGNLGLITDEADLIIGTEAARTTNSKNIVVSGAVLNPYIQMMDANPGVTWNAYGGSLTWMATPLYSNGQLGSVVLAKLPYTEFAGNETTPVNSSDTYNFLHGLDDRYGVDWYGDRGAREKQLFNKLNEIGKNEEALFYQATDEMMGHQYGNVQQRINETGSLLDKEFKYLRNDWRNPSKQNNKIKVFGMRNEYNTDTAGIIDYTSNAYGVAYVHEDETLKLGNSSGWYAGAVNNRFKFKDIGGSRENQTMVKAGIFKTMSPYMDHNGSLRWTIAGDVFAGRNEMKRRFLVVDDVFGAKGSYTSYGAAFKTDLGYDIRMSERTHLRPYGALKMEYGRFNSIKEDDGEVRLEVKGNDYFSVKPEVGMEFKYVQPMAVRTQLSVGLTAAYENELGRVADGKNVARVRFTDADWFGIRGEKEDRRGSGKFDLNIGVDNTRFGVTANLGYDTKGSNIRGGIGFRAIY, from the coding sequence ATGACTAATGAACTAAGACAATTAGCGAAAGATTTAAAAGCTTTTGCGAAGAGATGCAAAGAATTTAAGTACACAGAGAGTGCTTTATTTGCATTTCCTTTATTAGGATTGACATCTTTTGCAGAAACATCGACAACAGATAAAGCAATCCAAAATCAAAGACAAGAAATATCAACTTCTATAGGTGATATGAGACAACAGTTTAGAAAAATTAAAACTGAAAATGACAAGTTAATGAAAGACTATAACTTGGAATTGATCCAATTAATGGAACAAGGAGACCATGTAGTTAAATCGCCTTGGAGCTCTTGGCAATATGGAGCTAACACAATTTTGAATGATTGGCATGGAAGCTATAAAGGTCGTGGAGATAAGAAAGAGAAATATCCTTATGAGGGTGTGTTGAAGAGAGATTCAAATGCTTACAATAGATATATTTCTAAAGAAAGCTCAATGTATCAATATTTACCACAAAGTAGTGATCCTTCATCAGCTTCTACAAACTCTAGAAAAGGATATGGTTCATACGGATTGGCAAGTAACAAAACAGTGCCAGAACCACCTGTATCATTTGAAATATCTGCTAGTATTAAACCTAGAATAGTTAGTAAGGGAGCTATTACGGTGCCTGAGCCACAACCAATACAACCTACTTTACCGAAGGCAATTGATTTTAAACCAGTGCAACCTAAAATAACTCCTCCACCATTACCAACTATAAATATACCTCCTATAACACCACCTGGTACTGGAAATGGAGATAACCAATGGGTAAATCAATCAGGAGACGTTGCACCACTTGCTCAACAAAATATGACAGGTGGAACATTAACAGTAAAAGCGAATGGTACATTATTTGATGTAAGCGCTAATAAAGTGAAAATGGTTGGAGTAGTAGGTTCTTCGCATACAGAAGTAGACAATGGAGAACAAATTTTTAACTGGACAGGACTTGGGACTCCTGCTTTAGATCAGTTTGCAGTAATGAAACTTGTTGGAGGGCATCCAGTAAAAATAAATGGAGTTGCTATAAAATATAGTGGTAATTCTTCTGGAGCTTACGATAGATGGTTATTCCATACAGATGGACATAATGATCATGGAGATTCTACATGGGTTTTGGATAATGGAACTACTGTTGATATGGATGGAAAAAATTTAGTAATGTACTCAGCGCAATATCACACACACAGTTGGAATCCTAGTTCGTATCCTACAGAAAATAATAATATAGGATTTCAAAATAATGGAAAAATAACAACATCAAATACAGGTTCTGATAACTATTTATGGCTAGCATTAGCGGCTACAGGTGGGTTTGATAGAGTTATGTGGTTTGATAATAAAGGAAGTATAACTCTTGGAGGAACAGGAGATACAATAGCTGTAATCGGAAGCGAGTATGCAGCTAAGGGTGGTTTTAGTTTTATGAATTCAGGAGATATATATCTTAATGGAAATCAACAAAAAGGTATAGTCGTAAATGATAAGCTTCTTAATACTTCGAATTCATCAAATCCAGGTTATCCAGGGGCAGAAATAATATTAACTAAACCAATAAAAATAACAGGAAGTGAATCTGTAGGAGTTGCTTTTAAAACATTTGTTGATTTGAATGGTGGAACTGCAATTAGCCCAGGAGCTTCAGCAAGTACAAATGTTAATGAACAAAATTCAAGTGTTTTAGCATTACCTGCTACATCAAGAGAATCTGTTTTAAATGTTGAATTTGAAGGAGCTACTAATAAAAAGAATACAGGTCTTTATTTTGAACATGCAAATGCTTCAACAAATCCATTTGAAGTTTCAAATTATACTTTGAAGTCAACAGATGGAAGTGAAAATGCCATGGTTTATATAAAAAATGGATATGTAAACCTTGCAGCACAAAATCAAGCAGGTAAGGATAATGTTATTACTATAACAAGTGGAAGTAGTAATACCGGAGTATATACAGAAGCAGCAGGAAAAACTTTAAATACAGGGGCTAAAATTATAGTAGATAATTCAGATGGTTCTACAGGTATTTATGCTAAATCTTCTGGAACAGTAACAAATACTGGAGAAATAAATGCAAAAGGAAAATCTGTAAAAGCAATAATTACAGATGCTGCAACAATTAATAGTTCAGGTAAAGTTACTGTAGATGGAACAGCTTTAAGCGCTACTGATGGTTCTGTAGGATTAGTAGCTATGAATGGAGGAACATTAAATCAAACTGGAACAACAGATATAACTGTAGCAGGTAGTGCTTCTTCAGGTGTTTATGCTGAATCAGCAGGTAGTACTTTGAATTTAACAGGTGGAAAAATAACTGCAAAAGATGGAGCATTTAATGTTTATTCAAAAGGTGGATTAGTTAAATTAGATGGAACTGATGTAATAACTGGGCAAAAATCGTTAGCATTTTATACAGACAATACAGGAAAAATTGAATTTACAAATGGGATGACAAAAGCTGATATAGCAGGTGGAACAGATGCAAATTCAAGAGGAACTGCATTCTTGTATAAAGGTAATGGATATACGAATTTTGATTCATCAGCAATTTCAGCTTGGAAAGCAACTAATTTCAATAACAGTATGGGACATTTAACATTGAATATGAATGAGGGTTCTAGATTATTTATTGCACAAGATGTACATATGGATCTTAATAATACAAATCCATCTGGTTTAGTGACTTCGCTTGGTGTAGCTAATATAACAGGAAGTCCTAACTATAAAACATTCATGCTTTATTTAAGTGAGTTAAGTTTAAATCAAAATGTTGATTTAGATAATCCTACAGATGCATATAATATGCTTGAAATTGCAAACTCAAGAATTGAAAATAAAAATACAAATACTATGACAGGTACAACAGCAGGGCAAGTTGCAATGGCTCAAGAAAATGATCCAAGTTATAATAGAAATAAAGTTCAGTTAGTAAATAAAGGAACTATTTCATTGAGTGGAGCAAATTCTACAGCTATGTATTCAAAATTTGGTGAATTAACAAATGATGGTGGAACAATTACAGTGGGAGATAGTTCAGCTGCATTATATGGAAAAGATGATTCTAAAATTGAAAATATAAATGGTGGAGTGATTAACTTAGGAAATGGTTCTACAGGAATTTACTCTGAAGGAGATACAGCAGCAGGAGTAACTAATGCAAGTGGAAACTTTAAAGGTTCTGTAAGAAATGATGGAACAATTACAAGTACTGGTAAATCTATAGGTATTACTTATAAAGGGACAGGAGCAGGTAATACAGATGTAAGAGTTACGAATGATACAAATGGTCAAATTAATTTAGCTGGAGAAGGTTCAGTTGGAATATTTGGACTTGGAGCAAGTTATGGAATTGAAAATAAAGGTCAAATTAATTTAGGAAATTCAAGTAGTTTGACTACAAATCCTAATGTTGGAATTTATACACCAGTTGAAAGTGTTAAAGTAACAAATGATGGATCTGGAAAAATAACAACAGGAAGTAATTCAGTAGGTATTTACGGATTTGATATTGACAACGCAGGACAAATCACAACTGGAGATAACGGAATTGGAATTTATTCTAAGAAATTATCTACAGGACCATCTACTGTAAATCATACAGGAACAATCACAGTAGGAAATAATGACGCAACTGGTATTTTCCTTGAAGATGGAGGAACTTTAAACTTTAATAGTGGTGCGATAAATGTAGGAGATAACTCTTATGGAATAGTTGCAATTGGAAGTAGTCCATTTAACTATACTAATAATGCAGCGGCAACTGTAACATTAGGAAATGGTTCAACATACTTCTATTCAAATAATCCTACAACAAACTTTACGAATAATATTGCATTAAATAATCCTTCAGGAGTAGGAATTTATGGAATATCTTCACCAGGTACAATTGTAAATAATGCAAACTTTACTTTAGGTGATCAAAGTGTTGGTATTTTGAATACAGGAAATGGTGTAGCTACAAATAATGGTACAATAGTTGTTGGAAATTCAGATACAGGAAATAAAAACTATGCTATTGGTATGGCTACAACTACAGGAAAAGTAGTAAATAGTGGTTCAGGAGTAATTACAGTAGGAGCAGATGGTATTGGATTATTTGCAGATGGAGCAAATGCACAAGCTGAAAATGCTGGTACAATTAATATCGCTGGAGATCGTGGAATGGGTATTTACTTAGACCATGGAGCTAAAGGGGTAAATAATGGTACAATTACAACAGTAGGAACTCCAACAGGAGCAGTTGGTGTAGTTGTGCAACATCAAGCTGAATTGACAAATAATGGTACAATTAATATTAATTCTCCAGATGGATATGCAATGTTTAAAGCAACTGGTGGGGTAATTAAAAACTATGGTACAATTACTTTAGGAAGTGGAGCAACTGAATCATTTGATCCAACTTCAAAACCTACATCAAAAACAGCAGGTGGAATTTCAATAAATGCACCAACAGGAGCAACACCAGCAACAACTACAGTTACAACAATAGATCATGGAACTATATCAAGTATAGTATCACCTGAACATGTGGTAATTAATAATCCACAAGGACCAGCAGGACCTTCACCTACATCATTAGGAATTTATATTGATACATTAGGTTCAACTAATCCAATTTCAGGTAACTTAGGATTGATAACAGATGAAGCAGACTTGATTATTGGTACAGAAGCTGCTAGAACTACAAATAGTAAAAATATCGTAGTTTCAGGAGCAGTATTAAATCCATATATTCAAATGATGGATGCAAATCCAGGAGTAACATGGAACGCTTATGGTGGATCATTAACTTGGATGGCAACACCATTATATTCTAATGGTCAATTAGGATCAGTTGTATTAGCTAAATTACCTTATACAGAATTTGCTGGAAATGAAACAACACCAGTAAATAGTAGTGATACTTACAACTTCTTACATGGATTAGACGACAGATATGGAGTTGACTGGTACGGAGATAGAGGAGCTAGAGAAAAACAATTATTCAATAAATTGAATGAAATTGGTAAGAACGAAGAAGCATTATTCTATCAAGCAACAGACGAAATGATGGGACACCAATACGGAAACGTTCAACAAAGAATCAATGAAACTGGAAGCTTGTTGGATAAAGAATTCAAATACTTACGTAATGATTGGAGAAATCCTTCTAAACAAAATAACAAAATTAAAGTATTTGGTATGAGAAATGAATACAACACAGATACAGCTGGTATCATTGATTATACAAGTAATGCTTATGGAGTAGCTTATGTTCATGAAGATGAAACTCTTAAATTAGGAAATTCTTCTGGATGGTATGCAGGAGCTGTTAATAACAGATTCAAATTCAAAGACATCGGTGGATCTAGAGAAAATCAAACTATGGTAAAAGCAGGAATCTTTAAAACAATGTCACCTTACATGGATCATAATGGTTCATTGAGATGGACAATTGCAGGAGATGTTTTTGCAGGTAGAAATGAAATGAAACGTAGATTCTTAGTTGTTGATGATGTATTTGGTGCTAAAGGAAGTTATACTTCTTATGGTGCTGCGTTTAAAACAGATTTAGGATATGATATTAGAATGTCTGAAAGAACTCATTTGAGACCATATGGTGCGTTGAAAATGGAATATGGAAGATTTAATAGCATAAAAGAAGATGACGGAGAAGTTAGATTGGAAGTAAAAGGAAATGACTACTTCTCAGTTAAACCAGAAGTTGGAATGGAATTCAAATACGTTCAACCAATGGCTGTAAGAACGCAATTATCTGTTGGATTGACAGCTGCTTATGAAAACGAATTAGGAAGAGTTGCAGATGGTAAAAATGTAGCAAGAGTAAGATTTACAGATGCTGACTGGTTCGGAATCAGAGGAGAAAAAGAAGACAGAAGAGGAAGCGGTAAATTTGACTTGAACATCGGTGTAGATAACACTAGATTCGGAGTAACAGCAAACTTAGGATATGACACTAAAGGAAGCAACATCAGAGGTGGAATTGGATTTAGAGCGATTTACTAA